One segment of Metallosphaera cuprina Ar-4 DNA contains the following:
- a CDS encoding ZPR1 zinc finger domain-containing protein has translation MEPQLIMDQVFKCPVCGNETLQAKDYVYETSTDKLLLSYWSCTTCHFTYRDVKPYETKTPIELSLSVENDDDLSSIVYRSAFCTVNIPELGVEILPGSSYQGTVTTVRGLLEILVDNVGYFCKGNKCNKIKDAMDGKITFTLILKDPSGTSFIKNDKVNVTRPLYPSQ, from the coding sequence ATGGAGCCACAACTCATAATGGATCAGGTGTTCAAGTGTCCTGTATGTGGGAATGAGACGCTTCAAGCTAAGGATTACGTTTATGAAACCTCTACAGACAAACTACTTCTGTCATACTGGTCGTGTACTACATGTCATTTCACTTACAGGGACGTTAAGCCCTATGAAACGAAAACGCCCATAGAACTTTCTCTTTCTGTGGAAAATGATGATGATCTGTCCTCTATAGTTTATAGATCAGCTTTTTGTACTGTCAATATACCAGAACTGGGAGTGGAGATCCTACCAGGTTCGTCCTATCAAGGGACAGTGACTACGGTCAGGGGACTACTAGAGATATTAGTCGATAACGTAGGATATTTTTGCAAGGGGAATAAGTGTAATAAAATCAAAGACGCTATGGATGGGAAAATAACCTTCACTTTGATCTTGAAGGACCCTTCAGGGACAAGTTTCATAAAAAATGATAAAGTTAATGTTACTCGACCTTTATATCCTTCCCAGTAG
- a CDS encoding GTPBP1 family GTP-binding protein: MRFPRENDLGKIEYKLILTDLSEQRLQELATQMKFRLEEGGGEALYVVGVSDEGEAIGLPLKELESTIRTVEKIASMISAKISHKRIVKVREELYVGELLVRLHKEKIPIQINVAVMGHVNAGKSTLTGTLILGKLDDGNGSLRSAVARYLHEVISGRTSSITMRLLGFDYSGNPVNPLCRDPTDEAEITLKSAKTIRLIDLGGHERYLRTTLKGLMGYEVDYVMLVVGADDGLSIMGREHLAVSTVLKFPIFIVITKIDKFPESRTVEIINQIKEMLKIPGINRLALEVEDEGDVLNGIIGMKTKRVVPVFKISNVTGQGLDLLIRFLNLLPPRRTVPSPDPLVYIDETYNVPGVGPVVLGSVIRGKVSANDILLIGPNEYNEFREVRVKSIQLNKIFVDSVTQGSIATFALQGIDRDSLRKGMVLIRNKAKAVRSFWSRVILLHHPTTIREGYVATMHLHTIRQAVKFSEIAKGILRTGDTSEVHLTFMFRSEYVEPGQIFVFREGRTRGLGIITRTD; encoded by the coding sequence ATGAGATTTCCACGAGAAAATGATTTGGGAAAGATAGAATATAAACTTATTCTCACAGACCTCAGTGAACAGAGGCTCCAGGAGTTAGCTACACAAATGAAGTTCAGGTTAGAGGAAGGAGGAGGAGAGGCGCTATACGTCGTCGGGGTAAGTGATGAAGGAGAAGCGATAGGTTTACCACTAAAGGAACTTGAGTCAACCATCAGAACAGTAGAAAAGATAGCCTCGATGATAAGCGCTAAAATTTCCCACAAGAGGATAGTGAAGGTAAGGGAAGAACTTTACGTTGGGGAGCTTTTGGTAAGATTGCATAAAGAGAAGATCCCTATACAAATAAACGTAGCTGTCATGGGGCACGTTAATGCAGGTAAGAGCACTTTGACCGGTACCTTGATCCTAGGAAAGTTGGACGATGGAAACGGATCGCTGAGAAGTGCGGTAGCTAGATATCTACATGAAGTGATCAGCGGAAGGACCTCTTCCATAACCATGAGATTACTTGGGTTTGACTATTCAGGGAATCCAGTAAACCCGCTTTGTCGAGATCCTACTGACGAAGCTGAAATAACTTTAAAGAGCGCTAAAACCATAAGGCTCATTGATTTAGGAGGACACGAGAGGTACCTCAGAACCACATTAAAGGGATTGATGGGTTACGAAGTCGATTACGTCATGTTAGTCGTAGGAGCCGACGACGGTCTAAGCATTATGGGTAGGGAGCATCTAGCTGTCTCCACAGTTCTTAAGTTCCCCATCTTCATTGTTATCACCAAAATAGATAAATTCCCTGAATCGAGAACCGTTGAGATCATCAATCAAATAAAGGAGATGCTGAAGATACCTGGAATTAACAGATTGGCATTAGAGGTAGAAGATGAGGGTGACGTGCTGAACGGAATAATAGGGATGAAGACAAAGAGGGTAGTTCCAGTGTTTAAGATATCCAACGTTACTGGTCAAGGACTCGACTTGTTGATAAGGTTTCTAAACCTTCTCCCTCCTAGAAGGACGGTTCCTTCACCAGACCCACTCGTTTACATTGACGAGACGTACAATGTGCCTGGAGTAGGACCCGTTGTTTTAGGATCTGTAATAAGGGGAAAGGTATCAGCTAACGATATCCTTTTGATTGGTCCAAATGAATATAACGAATTCAGGGAGGTAAGGGTAAAAAGCATTCAGTTAAATAAAATATTTGTAGACTCTGTGACTCAAGGATCGATAGCCACTTTCGCTCTTCAAGGGATCGATAGAGACAGCTTAAGGAAGGGCATGGTTCTAATTAGAAATAAGGCTAAAGCCGTAAGGAGTTTTTGGTCCAGAGTGATACTGTTACATCATCCCACTACAATTAGGGAAGGTTACGTAGCAACCATGCATTTACATACTATAAGACAGGCAGTCAAGTTCTCTGAGATAGCTAAGGGCATACTAAGGACTGGAGACACTTCTGAAGTTCACTTAACGTTTATGTTCAGGTCGGAGTATGTAGAGCCGGGTCAGATATTCGTCTTTAGGGAAGGTAGGACAAGAGGACTGGGGATAATAACTAGGACCGATTGA
- a CDS encoding SRPBCC domain-containing protein: protein MTTLKGEEKIKNRKVAIDFFSNERNLLECIPGIKKIEGKRFTIEAKIGPLRAELSGQVEEYEVRENEVSNLLKVEGPGLTIVIKTRLHITEAELNWEAEYLTDGSLAKASPAR, encoded by the coding sequence GTGACCACATTAAAAGGAGAGGAGAAAATTAAGAACAGGAAGGTAGCTATAGATTTCTTTTCAAACGAAAGGAATCTCTTGGAGTGTATCCCAGGTATAAAGAAAATAGAGGGGAAAAGATTCACAATCGAAGCTAAGATAGGACCTCTTAGGGCCGAACTGTCCGGACAAGTCGAGGAATATGAAGTTAGAGAAAATGAGGTCTCTAACTTACTCAAGGTAGAAGGACCTGGACTTACGATCGTGATAAAGACCAGGTTGCACATAACTGAGGCTGAACTTAATTGGGAAGCCGAGTACTTAACTGACGGTTCGCTCGCAAAAGCTTCGCCAGCACGATAG
- a CDS encoding CoxG family protein — MKYQGEIKLNVDKAMIWSILSNPESVSSCFPGVKSFSKEGDTYKVTGTAGIGFIKGEYKATVTFSEVKPFESMVINAKGSGLNSNVDITAKVIVDDGKLAYDADVKVAGVLASVGARLMDPAVNKIISDLFECIKAKVEKK; from the coding sequence ATGAAATATCAAGGTGAAATCAAGTTAAACGTTGATAAGGCGATGATCTGGAGCATATTGAGCAACCCTGAGTCTGTGTCATCGTGTTTCCCAGGCGTCAAAAGTTTCTCAAAAGAAGGGGATACCTATAAGGTGACAGGCACTGCCGGTATAGGATTTATTAAAGGCGAATACAAGGCAACGGTTACTTTCAGTGAGGTAAAGCCTTTCGAGAGCATGGTTATAAATGCGAAAGGAAGCGGGTTGAACAGTAACGTCGATATAACAGCAAAGGTGATAGTTGATGATGGAAAGCTTGCCTATGATGCGGACGTTAAGGTAGCTGGAGTGTTAGCCTCGGTAGGGGCTAGACTAATGGATCCTGCAGTTAACAAGATAATATCTGACCTCTTTGAATGTATAAAGGCTAAGGTGGAGAAGAAGTGA
- a CDS encoding MoaD family protein yields MRLKLRYFALVKDLTGKEIEEVYTNCFTLDCLINELKERYGQRFKALLEGQVTGVKVFVLVNGKMDVKELKEGDEVAILPPPAGGELRKGKLDILEEIKNFRSLAPLEAGSMVVYVGFVKGMVDGHKVNDLIYESYESYTQQRLLEIEEEIKRRYRDVIGIKIIHAIDKMKPGDDVILIMVLGRGRKDAIDAVKDTIELVKHTTGIWKLEVRDDGEYWVVAGNTRVKRT; encoded by the coding sequence ATGAGGTTAAAGTTAAGGTACTTCGCCCTAGTTAAGGACTTAACTGGAAAAGAGATCGAAGAAGTTTACACTAATTGCTTCACATTGGATTGCCTCATTAATGAATTGAAAGAAAGGTACGGTCAGCGATTTAAGGCTCTCCTTGAAGGCCAAGTGACTGGAGTTAAGGTTTTCGTTCTAGTGAACGGGAAAATGGACGTGAAAGAATTGAAGGAAGGTGACGAAGTGGCGATATTGCCCCCTCCTGCAGGAGGAGAATTGAGAAAAGGCAAGCTTGATATCCTAGAAGAGATCAAAAACTTCAGGAGCTTGGCTCCGCTAGAAGCCGGATCTATGGTAGTGTACGTGGGTTTCGTCAAGGGGATGGTAGACGGTCATAAAGTGAACGACTTGATATACGAGTCATATGAATCTTACACTCAACAGAGATTGCTCGAGATTGAAGAAGAGATAAAAAGGAGGTATCGTGACGTAATAGGCATTAAGATAATCCACGCTATTGATAAAATGAAACCCGGGGATGACGTAATCTTAATAATGGTTTTGGGTAGAGGAAGGAAGGACGCTATTGATGCGGTTAAGGATACTATAGAGCTTGTGAAACACACTACAGGGATATGGAAACTAGAGGTTAGAGATGACGGTGAGTATTGGGTGGTTGCTGGGAACACAAGGGTGAAGAGAACTTGA
- the thiD gene encoding bifunctional hydroxymethylpyrimidine kinase/phosphomethylpyrimidine kinase — MKKLNALSIGGFDTGAGAGVESDIKAFESVGVHGLGVVTAITAQNTLGIKGTLLIEPDFLKKQIETIFTDFQVSAVKTGMIVSSGQMKVISELIDRLTVVDPVIVAKDGTRLIEDLDSFKKMILPKTYVLTPNAVEAEALAGFKVVSIEDQIRAAKSIHDLFSIPYVIVKGGHIQSDEVVDVLYNGKETMLVRSHRLENRNTHGTGSVFASMLAGMLAKGIKVEEALPAVKSRMEESIKFGLEIGKGIGPVEPLVSLERDSMRFKVLRDMETFADFVESQDHFHVLIPEVQSNLAHSISPEYVEGLEDIATFKGRIIREWGGRVRVGMPPSFGYPTHTARLLLSIVLKERKGDTLINIRYDQKLVRAFKNIGYEVLEVDREKEPKGEEGRTMSWIVEYVSQNHGKLPNVIFDTGIKGKEAMIRFWTESIDEMMHSISLVLKEVRT; from the coding sequence TTGAAGAAGCTCAATGCACTGTCTATTGGAGGATTTGATACTGGGGCTGGGGCCGGAGTAGAGAGCGATATAAAGGCGTTTGAGTCCGTTGGCGTCCACGGTTTAGGAGTCGTCACCGCGATTACTGCACAGAATACCTTAGGAATAAAGGGGACTTTGCTAATTGAGCCTGATTTTTTGAAAAAGCAGATAGAGACGATATTTACAGATTTTCAGGTCTCAGCGGTAAAGACTGGCATGATAGTTAGTTCTGGACAGATGAAGGTTATTTCAGAGTTAATTGATCGTCTGACCGTTGTGGATCCTGTGATTGTGGCCAAGGACGGAACCAGGCTCATAGAGGATCTAGACTCTTTTAAGAAGATGATACTGCCTAAGACATACGTACTAACCCCAAACGCAGTTGAGGCCGAAGCGTTAGCGGGGTTTAAGGTCGTTTCAATAGAAGATCAAATTAGAGCGGCAAAATCTATTCACGATCTCTTCTCGATACCATACGTCATAGTGAAAGGGGGTCACATTCAATCTGACGAAGTAGTTGACGTTTTGTATAACGGAAAGGAGACCATGTTAGTGAGATCTCACAGGCTTGAGAACAGGAACACTCACGGTACGGGAAGCGTCTTCGCTTCAATGCTTGCCGGTATGTTAGCTAAGGGAATAAAGGTCGAGGAAGCCTTACCGGCAGTGAAGAGCAGAATGGAAGAGAGCATCAAGTTTGGGTTAGAAATAGGGAAAGGGATAGGTCCTGTGGAACCTCTTGTCTCCCTTGAGAGAGACTCCATGAGGTTTAAGGTCCTTCGTGATATGGAAACGTTTGCTGATTTCGTAGAGAGTCAAGACCACTTTCACGTCTTAATACCTGAAGTTCAGTCAAACCTGGCTCACTCAATCTCTCCAGAATATGTGGAAGGTCTTGAGGACATAGCCACATTTAAAGGCAGGATCATCAGAGAATGGGGAGGGAGAGTTAGAGTTGGTATGCCTCCCTCTTTCGGCTACCCCACACACACCGCTAGACTTCTCCTTTCGATAGTACTTAAGGAGCGAAAGGGGGACACGCTGATCAACATTCGCTACGACCAAAAGTTGGTCAGAGCCTTTAAGAATATAGGCTATGAGGTTTTAGAAGTTGATCGAGAGAAGGAGCCTAAGGGAGAGGAAGGAAGGACTATGAGCTGGATCGTAGAATACGTTTCTCAGAATCACGGTAAGTTACCGAACGTTATTTTCGATACAGGGATCAAAGGAAAGGAAGCTATGATAAGGTTTTGGACGGAATCAATTGATGAGATGATGCACTCCATTAGTTTGGTCTTGAAGGAGGTTAGAACTTGA
- a CDS encoding HD domain-containing protein — protein sequence MKLERLIVGCKNLVRTGWMQRGVPPGIGETVAGHSFEAAVIAYVIATKLKEKGYQVNPDHASVIALFHDVGESLVGDLPKWVTERTDKRELEISAIEELGVGKDLFLEYENRETLEGMVAKFSEVLATYKQALRYKKTGYDVDEIINTYESKLNEMWKTDCFLSIKKDIEGIILDRK from the coding sequence TTGAAACTGGAAAGGTTAATTGTAGGATGTAAGAACTTAGTAAGAACAGGATGGATGCAAAGGGGAGTCCCTCCGGGTATTGGCGAGACCGTGGCAGGTCACAGCTTCGAAGCTGCTGTAATAGCATATGTCATAGCAACTAAACTTAAGGAGAAAGGATATCAAGTCAATCCAGATCATGCTTCTGTGATAGCCCTGTTTCATGATGTAGGGGAGAGCTTAGTTGGCGATTTACCTAAGTGGGTAACTGAGAGAACGGATAAAAGAGAACTAGAAATTTCAGCGATTGAGGAGTTAGGAGTGGGAAAGGACCTATTTTTGGAGTACGAGAATAGAGAGACGTTGGAAGGAATGGTAGCCAAGTTTTCAGAAGTGTTAGCCACCTATAAGCAGGCTCTTAGATACAAGAAAACAGGTTACGATGTGGATGAGATAATCAACACCTATGAATCTAAACTGAATGAGATGTGGAAAACTGATTGTTTCCTCTCAATTAAGAAGGATATCGAGGGTATAATTCTAGATCGAAAATAA
- the ppa gene encoding inorganic diphosphatase, with protein MKIGPGEKAPDVVNVLIEIPSGSSVKYEYKENEEVIKVDRFLYTSMSYPFNYGFIPGTLSEDGDPLDVLVLTNQPVFPGTVIEARPVGVIHMQDEEGIDEKIVAVPKEKIDPSFSKIKDVSDIDDAIKNKIVHFFEHYKELEPGKWVKISGWGSASEAKQKINKAIERKKS; from the coding sequence ATGAAAATAGGTCCAGGGGAGAAAGCTCCAGACGTAGTTAACGTTTTGATAGAAATTCCAAGCGGGTCAAGCGTAAAATACGAATACAAGGAGAACGAAGAGGTAATTAAAGTTGACAGATTTCTCTACACTTCAATGAGTTACCCGTTTAACTATGGTTTTATTCCAGGTACTTTAAGTGAGGATGGAGATCCACTAGACGTTCTAGTTCTAACGAATCAACCGGTATTCCCAGGGACGGTTATTGAGGCTAGACCTGTAGGAGTTATTCACATGCAGGACGAAGAGGGAATAGATGAGAAAATAGTAGCTGTACCTAAGGAGAAGATAGATCCGTCCTTTTCTAAGATAAAAGATGTAAGCGATATAGACGATGCGATCAAAAACAAGATTGTCCACTTCTTCGAGCACTATAAAGAGTTGGAGCCAGGAAAGTGGGTGAAGATATCTGGATGGGGATCAGCCTCGGAGGCCAAGCAGAAGATAAATAAGGCAATAGAGAGGAAGAAAAGTTAA
- a CDS encoding glycosyltransferase, translating to MKCEGHTSSNRKASIIVAIKDEPPKVIEELIENLSNLNYEDYEVIIVSDDSEEAFNLLPKVYPANFRLIRRDKPLGRKAGALNFASNIAKGDFLVYLDSEARVDRDFLKGVSHHLSSSDAVSLRLKVRSPLNKLQKLYAEMTEFSMNSLFRGRFIRNLPIFPNGSAFAITRDALNRIGGWKENKVAEDLEIGIRMYLKGLRVSYADDVLVTTLAPYSWRDFFEQMKRWAYGSGELFPYSLSMIRKGIRGIEGTLYANQWGIYPLLLVGLLVLGLLSGLLRSSPFYWLASLSTFLVITFVFSLRSKTREYDMRIPALTISAFSVGYFSGLIRLKFKWKVTPKIVNSIKDVDSDWIPIEANVLSFLFFVSGLVSLSNQPFQAIILFIISILLLIIP from the coding sequence TTGAAATGCGAGGGTCACACAAGTTCTAATAGAAAGGCATCAATTATAGTTGCTATAAAGGACGAACCGCCTAAGGTAATAGAGGAACTAATTGAAAACCTCTCTAATCTTAACTATGAGGATTACGAAGTGATCATAGTGTCAGACGATAGCGAAGAAGCCTTCAACCTTTTACCAAAGGTGTATCCTGCTAACTTCAGATTGATAAGACGGGATAAGCCATTGGGTAGGAAGGCTGGAGCTCTAAACTTCGCCTCAAACATCGCGAAAGGCGATTTCTTAGTTTACCTGGATTCCGAGGCTAGAGTTGACAGAGATTTCTTGAAAGGGGTGTCACATCATCTCTCTAGTTCAGATGCGGTATCACTTAGATTAAAGGTGAGGTCTCCTCTCAACAAACTCCAGAAACTTTATGCAGAAATGACAGAGTTTTCAATGAACTCCCTGTTTCGCGGACGATTTATCAGAAATCTTCCCATTTTCCCCAACGGCTCTGCTTTCGCGATAACAAGGGATGCTCTGAATAGGATAGGAGGATGGAAGGAAAATAAGGTAGCTGAGGACCTGGAAATAGGTATCAGGATGTATCTCAAAGGGCTTAGAGTTAGTTACGCTGACGATGTTTTGGTAACCACACTTGCCCCTTACTCATGGAGAGATTTCTTCGAACAGATGAAAAGATGGGCCTACGGTTCAGGTGAACTTTTCCCATATAGCCTCTCAATGATAAGGAAGGGTATAAGAGGTATAGAAGGTACTCTTTATGCGAACCAATGGGGCATCTATCCTTTACTTCTAGTTGGATTGCTGGTCTTAGGCCTTCTCTCTGGATTATTAAGGTCTTCTCCATTCTATTGGCTTGCATCTTTGTCCACGTTTCTGGTCATAACGTTTGTTTTCTCATTAAGAAGCAAGACAAGAGAGTACGACATGAGGATACCAGCTTTGACAATTTCCGCATTTTCGGTAGGTTATTTCTCAGGACTGATAAGGCTTAAGTTCAAATGGAAAGTGACGCCAAAGATCGTAAACTCCATAAAAGATGTAGATAGTGACTGGATTCCAATAGAGGCGAACGTTCTCTCATTTCTTTTCTTCGTCTCAGGTCTCGTTTCCCTATCGAATCAACCGTTTCAAGCCATAATATTGTTTATAATATCAATTTTATTACTAATTATACCGTAA
- a CDS encoding type II/IV secretion system ATPase subunit, with protein MKLNFQISLPKRGTSKNNELNIDDLPISLYPITVPYEELPEIMSEYEIDMSNLLPSNVKSSFASHNMELSVANPHTFIVFDQDKGIFRYVLVEPPIDENIFNIYIFLIREIERSLLSKEESIDVAKILLDANSKMPSMNLIQGQVGGVFKLSTKGKVALYYLLRNMFGYNILTPLLADSKVEDISCSGIGLPIYVYHREYDYVPTNLVLSSEMTVLNKTIRGSDLLDQLVLRLISLSGKTVSIANPIADGILPKGDRIAATFRHEVSARGSSFVIRRFSERPITILDLMNSGVISAETAAYLWYSIDLRMSLMVIGVTGAGKTTMLGSILNLAKESLKIVSIEDIPEIRLAQENWVQLYSRQAYGDSGKEISLMDLLKLSLRYRPDIIVVGEIRGAEAYTLFQALSTGHGGATTFHSYDSESAVKRLMNPPLNIPSEWIPMNNIIINVRRLPVLIGDKIQLKRRVVAIDEIVTASDFRRVVNWDPKVDVHTVDLENAKVLRTRLEESGRSLEEVKDEISRRALYLKLMATSKDIVQSSESYRMVKKFIIKYSLRPEEALREVSRMSSIKVTV; from the coding sequence ATGAAGTTAAACTTTCAAATCTCCTTGCCAAAGAGAGGTACATCTAAGAACAATGAATTGAATATTGATGACCTCCCTATTAGCCTTTATCCAATAACTGTACCTTACGAAGAACTTCCTGAAATAATGTCAGAATATGAAATTGATATGTCTAATCTTTTGCCATCTAATGTGAAGTCATCTTTTGCATCTCACAACATGGAATTATCCGTGGCTAACCCTCACACTTTCATTGTCTTCGACCAGGATAAAGGAATATTTAGATACGTCCTAGTTGAACCTCCAATAGACGAAAACATATTTAATATCTATATCTTTTTAATTAGAGAAATAGAAAGATCCTTGTTAAGTAAGGAAGAATCTATAGACGTAGCTAAGATCCTGTTAGACGCAAACTCTAAAATGCCATCTATGAATCTAATTCAGGGACAAGTAGGAGGAGTGTTCAAGCTAAGCACTAAGGGAAAGGTGGCTCTATATTATCTCCTGAGGAACATGTTCGGGTATAACATCTTAACCCCGCTTTTAGCTGACAGCAAAGTTGAGGACATTTCTTGCAGTGGAATCGGGTTACCTATCTATGTTTATCATAGGGAATACGATTATGTGCCAACTAATCTAGTTTTGAGCTCAGAGATGACGGTCTTAAACAAGACGATAAGAGGTTCTGATCTTTTAGACCAACTGGTTCTAAGATTGATATCTTTATCTGGCAAGACCGTGTCGATCGCCAATCCTATAGCTGACGGTATATTACCGAAGGGAGATAGAATAGCTGCAACCTTTAGACATGAGGTGAGCGCTAGGGGATCTTCATTCGTTATTAGGAGATTTAGCGAAAGACCCATAACAATTCTTGACTTGATGAACAGCGGAGTAATCAGCGCTGAAACTGCTGCTTATCTATGGTATTCGATAGACCTTAGGATGTCATTGATGGTCATAGGAGTGACGGGTGCGGGGAAAACTACAATGCTTGGATCAATATTGAACCTCGCTAAAGAGTCTCTAAAGATAGTATCAATAGAAGACATCCCAGAAATAAGGCTTGCTCAAGAAAATTGGGTTCAGTTGTACTCAAGGCAAGCTTACGGCGATTCTGGCAAGGAAATAAGTTTAATGGATCTACTAAAGCTGTCATTAAGATACAGACCTGACATAATAGTAGTAGGGGAGATAAGAGGTGCAGAAGCGTACACCCTCTTCCAAGCACTTTCAACAGGACATGGTGGAGCTACCACTTTCCACTCTTACGATTCAGAAAGTGCAGTAAAGCGATTAATGAACCCGCCATTGAACATCCCATCCGAATGGATACCGATGAATAACATAATCATTAACGTTAGGCGTTTGCCTGTATTGATTGGTGACAAGATTCAATTGAAAAGAAGAGTAGTTGCTATAGACGAGATAGTTACAGCGTCGGACTTCAGGAGGGTTGTAAACTGGGATCCTAAGGTTGACGTACATACGGTCGATCTTGAGAACGCTAAGGTACTTAGAACAAGACTGGAGGAATCAGGAAGATCTCTTGAGGAAGTTAAAGATGAGATTTCAAGAAGGGCCCTATATCTTAAGCTAATGGCGACTTCAAAGGATATAGTTCAGAGCTCAGAGAGTTATAGGATGGTTAAGAAGTTCATTATAAAATACAGTTTAAGACCTGAGGAGGCCTTGAGGGAAGTCTCCAGGATGTCATCGATTAAGGTTACGGTATAA
- a CDS encoding type II secretion system F family protein yields MAFKGWRRGNQATKPSNRQSLGIIGNFYELGIVKSISKSVEKKLLMAGLSIDPRIFAAQIFFYLSISSAFSALLAFFGIYIIVKLYLVYRLAKFAVLGLMLLMFAVIIPPVTYLLLNVNISQTIENRRIGLDAESAAFSAVFTIFLKSGLSPRILFERLSKTTAFNYINQLTLYVSKRIDFLGESVEDALLRAIKVSPSRILNDFLLSYVSAVRSGAPVLDTVSAKAKDILRQLELAADIAADKLSGVGETYVIWLASGYITFFLILLLEALFPGIVGGSIPLNVFGAILVLILPLVDGVFILMVEQSQMRFPERKVSSYRVFYVSLGVGLITMFVLLGLTKELIPFLTLSGNTNDVTAISLIMMIAFLIASVPPAIITSRELKKGTGYDPYVVSLLRAISEGIRAGLSPETIIENIKNSPEMGKLSNILKKISGYISLGYPLRDAFIKGVEEILDFTSRISLVSIADMIDIGSLTPETIESLAEQVETQIKIKRQYESKVKILLYTPYIGVIISIIAVNFLSAAILGLITSNSFAFSSGALGEAKVLLPEAVFITTITSMINAFVAGLLVGKLGHGKVASGFIHSAIMVVITAILMIIIIHVHFTFGPSVAPSG; encoded by the coding sequence ATGGCATTTAAAGGATGGAGAAGAGGAAATCAAGCTACTAAACCATCTAACAGACAATCGTTAGGTATAATAGGAAACTTTTACGAACTTGGAATCGTAAAGTCAATATCTAAAAGCGTAGAGAAAAAACTACTCATGGCGGGCCTCTCAATCGATCCTAGAATATTTGCAGCGCAGATCTTCTTTTACTTAAGTATCTCCTCAGCGTTTTCGGCTCTTCTCGCCTTCTTTGGCATTTACATTATAGTTAAGTTGTATTTGGTTTACAGATTGGCTAAATTTGCTGTGCTAGGACTTATGTTGTTAATGTTTGCCGTAATAATTCCTCCAGTGACCTATCTTTTACTTAACGTTAATATCTCACAGACTATAGAGAATAGAAGAATAGGCTTAGATGCGGAAAGCGCCGCGTTCTCGGCCGTCTTCACAATTTTCCTTAAGTCTGGCCTTAGTCCAAGGATCCTCTTTGAGAGATTATCTAAAACGACCGCCTTTAATTATATTAATCAGCTGACGCTTTACGTATCAAAGAGAATTGATTTCCTTGGAGAGAGCGTAGAGGACGCCCTCCTAAGAGCTATTAAAGTGTCACCTTCAAGGATACTCAATGACTTTCTCCTAAGTTACGTTTCGGCTGTGAGGAGCGGAGCACCCGTTCTAGACACCGTATCGGCAAAAGCTAAGGACATTTTAAGACAATTAGAATTAGCTGCCGACATAGCTGCTGATAAGCTATCAGGAGTGGGAGAAACCTACGTAATTTGGTTGGCCTCTGGTTACATCACGTTCTTTCTAATTCTGCTTCTGGAGGCTCTATTCCCTGGGATTGTGGGAGGGTCCATTCCTTTAAACGTATTCGGGGCAATTCTGGTCTTAATTCTTCCCTTGGTTGATGGAGTTTTCATTTTGATGGTAGAGCAATCCCAAATGAGGTTCCCGGAAAGGAAGGTCTCATCCTATAGAGTGTTTTATGTCTCCCTAGGGGTAGGCCTTATTACTATGTTTGTTTTGTTAGGCTTGACGAAGGAGCTCATTCCCTTCCTCACGCTCTCGGGTAACACTAACGACGTTACGGCGATTTCACTAATAATGATGATAGCCTTTTTGATAGCGTCAGTACCCCCAGCTATCATAACATCAAGAGAGTTGAAAAAAGGCACAGGTTATGACCCATATGTAGTTAGTTTACTGAGGGCTATTTCAGAAGGAATAAGGGCGGGCTTGTCTCCAGAAACGATTATAGAAAACATAAAGAACAGTCCTGAAATGGGTAAACTATCTAATATTTTGAAAAAAATAAGTGGATACATCTCGCTTGGCTATCCTTTGAGAGACGCTTTCATAAAAGGAGTGGAAGAGATCCTTGATTTTACTTCAAGGATTTCGTTAGTATCCATAGCTGACATGATAGATATTGGTAGCCTTACACCTGAAACTATTGAAAGCCTGGCTGAGCAGGTGGAAACTCAAATAAAGATAAAAAGACAATATGAAAGTAAGGTCAAGATCTTACTTTATACACCCTATATAGGAGTGATAATTTCAATCATAGCTGTAAACTTTCTGTCCGCCGCAATCCTAGGATTAATAACCAGTAATTCCTTCGCTTTCTCATCTGGAGCTCTTGGTGAAGCTAAGGTACTGTTACCAGAGGCGGTTTTCATAACTACAATAACCAGTATGATAAACGCATTCGTTGCTGGCTTACTAGTTGGAAAGCTAGGACATGGAAAAGTTGCCTCAGGATTTATTCACTCAGCAATTATGGTGGTTATCACTGCAATACTAATGATAATCATCATTCATGTTCACTTTACGTTCGGTCCATCTGTAGCGCCAAGCGGATGA